One genomic region from Oncorhynchus tshawytscha isolate Ot180627B unplaced genomic scaffold, Otsh_v2.0 Un_contig_13034_pilon_pilon, whole genome shotgun sequence encodes:
- the LOC121844546 gene encoding NACHT, LRR and PYD domains-containing protein 12-like isoform X1, producing MSLSGEKEEGVPVSKMNLSGEKEEGVPVSKMSLSGEKEEGGPASKMSLSGEREEGVPVSKMSLSGEHDTKAKSPVKQERSASPVPSCVSMKSDQSIDKLIDFREGDYSTEQRTQQETSESVILSGQSSQSHQTDLASIFSLLEENIMTFMKNELKMFKRILSPELPQGFESQKQDKEVVDAEDEKQESSAREGALKITLHVLRKMNQKELADTLEKNELAMICQRELKSNLKKKFQCVFEGIAKQGNPTLLNKVYTELYITEGGTGEVNNEHELRQIETTTRKQARPETAIKCNNIFKPLTGQDKRIRTVLTKGVAGIGKTVSVQKFILDWAEGKANQDVQFVFSFPFRELNLMKGEKHTLIELLNHFSMETKESRISNYDKNKVLFIFDGLDECRLPLDFQKNKICCDVTKSTSVDVLLTNLIKGNLLPSALLWITTRPAAANKIPPECVDQVTEVRGFNDPQKEEYFRKRFRDEHLASRIISHIKTSRSLHIMCHIPVFCWISATVLEHMLKHKREEVPKTLTEMYTHLVVFHTKQNNEKYLGKEETGPDWNEESILSLGKLAFQQLVKGNLIFYEEDLKESGIDVNEASVYSGLCTQLFKEECGLYQDKVYCFVHLSIQEFLAAVYVFLSFSNNNENLMAEPQTTSSNDCLLKPEVTVYKSAVDKALQSETGNLDLFLRFLLGLSLESNQKHLRGLLTKTGSSSQSHEETVNYIKEKISENPSPERCINLFHCLNELNDHSLVEEIQSYLRSGSVSSDELLPAQWSALVFVLLTSEKELDVFDLKKYSRSEEGLLRLLPVVKASRAALLSGCGVTEEGCGSLVSALKSNPSHLRELDLSNNDLKDSGVKLLSDGLGNPHCKLETLRLSGCQVTEEGCASLVSALKSNPTHPRELDLSNNDLKDSGVKLLSAGLGNPHCKLETLRLSGCLVTEEGCGSLVSALKYNSSHLRELDLSNNDLKDSGVELLSAGLGNPHCKLETLRLSGCLVTEEGCCSLVSALRSNPSHLRELDLSYNHPGDSGVRLLSARLEDPHCRLEKLKCVEGLCQCSYQARFDLTG from the exons cCCAGTCAAGCAAGAGAGATCAGCCTCCCCTGTacccagctgtgtgtccatgaagagtgaccaGTCAATAGATAAATTGATAGACTTCAGAGAGGGAGATTATTCTACTGAACAAAG AACCCAACAGGAGACATCAGAGTCAGTGATTCTCAGTGGTCAGTCTTCCCAGAGTCATCAAACAGACCTGGCCTCTATATTCAGT ttgctTGAAGAGAATATTATGACATTTATGAAGAACGAGCTGAAGATGTTCAAGAGGATTCTTAGTCCAGAACTCCCACAAGGCTTTGAGAGTCAGAAGCAGGATAAGGAAGTGGTGGACGCTGAAGATGAGAAGCAGGAGAGCAGTGCCAGAGAGGGGGCTCTGAAGATCACACTGCACGTCCTGAGGAAAATGAACCAGAAGGAGCTTGCTGACACACTGGAGAAAA ATGAGCTTGCTATGATTTGCCAACGTGAACTCAAATCTAATCTAAAGAAGAAGTTTCAATGTGTATTTGAGGGGATCGCTAAACAAggaaacccaacacttctcaataaggtctacacagagctctacatcacagagggtggaacaggagaggtcaataatgaacatgagctgagacagattgagacaacaACCAGGAAACAAGCAAGACCAGAGACTGCAATCAAATGTAACAACATCTTCAAACCCTTAACTGGACAAGACAAACGtatcagaactgtgctgacaaaggGAGTCGCTGGCATTGGAAAAACAGTCTCTGTGCAGAAGTTCATTCTGGACTGGGCTGAAGGAAAAGCAAATCAGGATGTCCAATTTGTATTTTCATTCCCTTTTCGGGAGCTGAATTTGATGAAAGGGGAAAAACACACTTTGATTGAACTTCTCAACCACTTCTCAATGGAAACCAAAGAATCAAGAATCTCCAACTACGACAAGAACAAAgttctgttcatctttgatgGTCTGGATGAGTGCCGACTGCCCCTAGACTTCCAGAAGAACAAGATCTGTTGTGACGTCACCAAGTCAACCTCAGTGGATGTTCTGCTGACAAATCTCATCAAGGGaaatctgcttccctctgctctcctctggataaCTACCCGACCTGCAGCAGCCAATAAGATCCCCCCTGAGTGTGTTGACCAGGTGACAGAGGTACGAGGGTTCAATGACCCGCAGAAGGAGGAGTACTTCAGGAAGAGATTCAGGGATGAGCACCTGGCCAGCAGAATCATCTCACACATAAAGACATCAAGGAGCCTCCACATCATGTGCCACATTCCAGTCTTCTGTTGGATTTCTGCAACAGTCCTTGAacacatgctgaaacataagagAGAAGAGGTGCCAAAGACTCTGACTGAGATGTACACACACCTTGTGGTGTTTCATACCAAACAGAATAATGAAAAGTATCTTGGGAAAGAAGAGACAGGTCCAGACTGGAATGAAGAGAGCATTCTGTCACTGGGAAAACTAGCTTTTCAACAGCTTGTCAAGGGCAATCTCATTTTCTATGAAGAAGACCTGAAAGAGTCTGGCATTGATGTCAATGAAGCCTCAGTGTACTCAGGATTGTGCACACAGCTCTTTAAAGAGGAATGTGGGCTGTACCAGGACAAGGTGTACTGCTTCGTGCATCTGAGCATTCAGGAGTTTCTGGCTGCTGTATATGTGTTCCTCTCATTCAGCAACAACAATGAGAATCTAATGGCCGAACCTCAAACAACATCCAGCAACGATTGTCTACTGAAGCCAGAAGTTACTGTCTACAAGAGTGCTGTGGATAAAGCCTTACAAAGTGAGACGGGAAACCTGGACCttttcctccgcttccttctgggcctctcactggagtccaatcagaaGCACTTACGAGGTCTACTGACAAAGACAGGAAGCAGTTCACAGAGCCATGAAGAAACAGTCAATTACATCAAGGAGAAGATCAGTGAGAATCCCTCTCCAGAGAGGTGCATcaatctgttccactgtctgaatgaactgaatgaccATTCTCTAGTGGAGGAGATCCAAAGCTACCTGAGATCAGGAAGTGTCTCCAGTGATGAACTCTTACCTGCACAGTGGTCAGCTCTGGTCTTTGTGTTGCTGACTTCAGAAAAGGAGCTGGATGTGTTTGAcctgaagaaatactccagatcagaggaaggtctTCTGAGGCTGCTGCCAGTGGTCAAAGCCTCCAGAGCTGCTCT gctgtcaggctgtggagtcacagaggaaggctgtggttctctggtctcagctctgaagtcaaacccctcacacctgagagagctggacctgagtaacaatgacctgaaggattcaggagtgaagctgctctctgatGGACTtgggaatccccactgtaaactggagactctgag gctgtcaggctgtcaagtcacagaggaaggctgtgcttctctggtctcagctctgaagTCAAACCCCACACACCcgagagagctggatctgagtaacaatgacctgaaggattcaggagtgaagctgctctctgctggactggggaatccccactgtaaactggagactctgag gctgtcaggctgtctagtcacagaggaaggctgtggttctctggtctcagctctgaagTATAActcctcacacctgagagagctggatctgagtaacaatgacctgaaggattcaggagtggagctgctctctgctggactggggaatccccactgtaaattggagactctgag gctgtcaggctgtctagtcacagaggaaggctgttgttctctggtctcagctctgaggtcaaacccctcacacctgagagagctggacctgagctacaatcacccaggagactcaggagtcagactgctctctgctagactggaggatccacactgcagactggagaaactcaagtgtgtagagggtttatgtcaatgttcatatcaggCACGTTTTGATTTAACAGGCTAG
- the LOC121844546 gene encoding NLR family CARD domain-containing protein 3-like isoform X2: protein MSLSGEKEEGVPVSKMNLSGEKEEGVPVSKMSLSGEKEEGGPASKMSLSGEREEGVPVSKMSLSGEHDTKAKSPVKQERSASPVPSCVSMKSDQSIDKLIDFREGDYSTEQRTQQETSESVILSGQSSQSHQTDLASIFSLLEENIMTFMKNELKMFKRILSPELPQGFESQKQDKEVVDAEDEKQESSAREGALKITLHVLRKMNQKELADTLEKNELAMICQRELKSNLKKKFQCVFEGIAKQGNPTLLNKVYTELYITEGGTGEVNNEHELRQIETTTRKQARPETAIKCNNIFKPLTGQDKRIRTVLTKGVAGIGKTVSVQKFILDWAEGKANQDVQFVFSFPFRELNLMKGEKHTLIELLNHFSMETKESRISNYDKNKVLFIFDGLDECRLPLDFQKNKICCDVTKSTSVDVLLTNLIKGNLLPSALLWITTRPAAANKIPPECVDQVTEVRGFNDPQKEEYFRKRFRDEHLASRIISHIKTSRSLHIMCHIPVFCWISATVLEHMLKHKREEVPKTLTEMYTHLVVFHTKQNNEKYLGKEETGPDWNEESILSLGKLAFQQLVKGNLIFYEEDLKESGIDVNEASVYSGLCTQLFKEECGLYQDKVYCFVHLSIQEFLAAVYVFLSFSNNNENLMAEPQTTSSNDCLLKPEVTVYKSAVDKALQSETGNLDLFLRFLLGLSLESNQKHLRGLLTKTGSSSQSHEETVNYIKEKISENPSPERCINLFHCLNELNDHSLVEEIQSYLRSGSVSSDELLPAQWSALVFVLLTSEKELDVFDLKKYSRSEEGLLRLLPVVKASRAALLSGCQVTEEGCASLVSALKSNPTHPRELDLSNNDLKDSGVKLLSAGLGNPHCKLETLRSVFM from the exons cCCAGTCAAGCAAGAGAGATCAGCCTCCCCTGTacccagctgtgtgtccatgaagagtgaccaGTCAATAGATAAATTGATAGACTTCAGAGAGGGAGATTATTCTACTGAACAAAG AACCCAACAGGAGACATCAGAGTCAGTGATTCTCAGTGGTCAGTCTTCCCAGAGTCATCAAACAGACCTGGCCTCTATATTCAGT ttgctTGAAGAGAATATTATGACATTTATGAAGAACGAGCTGAAGATGTTCAAGAGGATTCTTAGTCCAGAACTCCCACAAGGCTTTGAGAGTCAGAAGCAGGATAAGGAAGTGGTGGACGCTGAAGATGAGAAGCAGGAGAGCAGTGCCAGAGAGGGGGCTCTGAAGATCACACTGCACGTCCTGAGGAAAATGAACCAGAAGGAGCTTGCTGACACACTGGAGAAAA ATGAGCTTGCTATGATTTGCCAACGTGAACTCAAATCTAATCTAAAGAAGAAGTTTCAATGTGTATTTGAGGGGATCGCTAAACAAggaaacccaacacttctcaataaggtctacacagagctctacatcacagagggtggaacaggagaggtcaataatgaacatgagctgagacagattgagacaacaACCAGGAAACAAGCAAGACCAGAGACTGCAATCAAATGTAACAACATCTTCAAACCCTTAACTGGACAAGACAAACGtatcagaactgtgctgacaaaggGAGTCGCTGGCATTGGAAAAACAGTCTCTGTGCAGAAGTTCATTCTGGACTGGGCTGAAGGAAAAGCAAATCAGGATGTCCAATTTGTATTTTCATTCCCTTTTCGGGAGCTGAATTTGATGAAAGGGGAAAAACACACTTTGATTGAACTTCTCAACCACTTCTCAATGGAAACCAAAGAATCAAGAATCTCCAACTACGACAAGAACAAAgttctgttcatctttgatgGTCTGGATGAGTGCCGACTGCCCCTAGACTTCCAGAAGAACAAGATCTGTTGTGACGTCACCAAGTCAACCTCAGTGGATGTTCTGCTGACAAATCTCATCAAGGGaaatctgcttccctctgctctcctctggataaCTACCCGACCTGCAGCAGCCAATAAGATCCCCCCTGAGTGTGTTGACCAGGTGACAGAGGTACGAGGGTTCAATGACCCGCAGAAGGAGGAGTACTTCAGGAAGAGATTCAGGGATGAGCACCTGGCCAGCAGAATCATCTCACACATAAAGACATCAAGGAGCCTCCACATCATGTGCCACATTCCAGTCTTCTGTTGGATTTCTGCAACAGTCCTTGAacacatgctgaaacataagagAGAAGAGGTGCCAAAGACTCTGACTGAGATGTACACACACCTTGTGGTGTTTCATACCAAACAGAATAATGAAAAGTATCTTGGGAAAGAAGAGACAGGTCCAGACTGGAATGAAGAGAGCATTCTGTCACTGGGAAAACTAGCTTTTCAACAGCTTGTCAAGGGCAATCTCATTTTCTATGAAGAAGACCTGAAAGAGTCTGGCATTGATGTCAATGAAGCCTCAGTGTACTCAGGATTGTGCACACAGCTCTTTAAAGAGGAATGTGGGCTGTACCAGGACAAGGTGTACTGCTTCGTGCATCTGAGCATTCAGGAGTTTCTGGCTGCTGTATATGTGTTCCTCTCATTCAGCAACAACAATGAGAATCTAATGGCCGAACCTCAAACAACATCCAGCAACGATTGTCTACTGAAGCCAGAAGTTACTGTCTACAAGAGTGCTGTGGATAAAGCCTTACAAAGTGAGACGGGAAACCTGGACCttttcctccgcttccttctgggcctctcactggagtccaatcagaaGCACTTACGAGGTCTACTGACAAAGACAGGAAGCAGTTCACAGAGCCATGAAGAAACAGTCAATTACATCAAGGAGAAGATCAGTGAGAATCCCTCTCCAGAGAGGTGCATcaatctgttccactgtctgaatgaactgaatgaccATTCTCTAGTGGAGGAGATCCAAAGCTACCTGAGATCAGGAAGTGTCTCCAGTGATGAACTCTTACCTGCACAGTGGTCAGCTCTGGTCTTTGTGTTGCTGACTTCAGAAAAGGAGCTGGATGTGTTTGAcctgaagaaatactccagatcagaggaaggtctTCTGAGGCTGCTGCCAGTGGTCAAAGCCTCCAGAGCTGCTCT gctgtcaggctgtcaagtcacagaggaaggctgtgcttctctggtctcagctctgaagTCAAACCCCACACACCcgagagagctggatctgagtaacaatgacctgaaggattcaggagtgaagctgctctctgctggactggggaatccccactgtaaactggagactctgaggtcagtgtTCATGTAA